A segment of the Methanocella sp. genome:
AGAGCCACCGCGCTGAGATCCTGCGGCTGATGGGCGACCTGGACGGCGCCCTGGCCCTCCATAAAGAAGCCGAGCGCACTTTCCGGGATATAGGCTATAGGTATGGCCTGCAGGAATGCCTGGGCTTCGAGGCGATGACGCTCCTGGAAATGGGCGACCCCGGAGGCGCCCTGGCCTTGCTAATGGAACAGGAGAGAATATGCCGCGAGATGGGCGTGAAACTCGACCTCAGGAAGTGCCTGGATAATCAGAAGATCGTGGCAGGGGAAAAGGATCTAGTCCCTGGATGATCCCTTTATTATTCCGGGCTCAGGGCTTATAGCCGAGCAGTTCGCACGCCTTGACGAGTGAAAGGACGCTTATGCCTTCCTTTTCGAGGTTCTCGCGCCCGCCCTCTTCCCGGTCCACGATACAGACCACGGAATCGACGACAAGCCCGGCATCCCTTAAAGTGTGGATCGCTCCGAGCGCTCCCTTCGCCGTGGTGACCACGTCCTCCACGACGAAGACTTTCTCGCCCTTCTCGTAGACTCCTTCGATCAATTTGTTGGTGCCATATCCCTTCTGTGCCTTACGCACGATGACGAACGGCATGCCGCTCTTCACGCTGGCGATGGCCGCCAGCGGAATGGAGCCGATCTCGATGCCCGCGAGCTTCTGCGTGCCCGGCGGTATCATCCCGGCGATGCGTTCCCCGATGGCCTCCAGGCACAGCGGGTTTGTCTCAAAGACGTACTTATCGACGTAATACTTGCTCTTCCGGCCCGAAGAGAGGGTAAAATCGCCGAACCTCACGGCACCGGTCCGCTTAAGCATTTCTACCAGCCGAGTATCCACGAGTATCACCATGGCACGTTTTTTTTGCCGATCTTGAAGCCTATGAAGTTGGTCGTAAGGTGCAGTACGGGCGTTATCACGAGGACCGTAACGATGATGTCGAGCGTGAAGCTAGAGAAGAACCACGACGGGTCCAGGAGCAGCGTCAGCACCCACGCCCCCGCCACGAAGTCGAGCTGGTCGGCGATGGGCATCATGGCGCCCTGCTGGTAGCCGAGGCGGCGCTTGAAGAAGCTCTTCACCATGTCCCCCAATAACGCGCCCACGGGCATTGTGAACAGCGACACATACGAGATATTCATGAGCATATCTGCGCTCACATAGGACGCCAGATAGGGCGC
Coding sequences within it:
- the pyrE gene encoding orotate phosphoribosyltransferase — encoded protein: MDTRLVEMLKRTGAVRFGDFTLSSGRKSKYYVDKYVFETNPLCLEAIGERIAGMIPPGTQKLAGIEIGSIPLAAIASVKSGMPFVIVRKAQKGYGTNKLIEGVYEKGEKVFVVEDVVTTAKGALGAIHTLRDAGLVVDSVVCIVDREEGGRENLEKEGISVLSLVKACELLGYKP
- a CDS encoding CDP-2,3-bis-(O-geranylgeranyl)-sn-glycerol synthase, with product MMPAYIANPAAALLGGGKPIDQGRNFTDNKRILGDGKTIRGFILGSLCGTLVGLLQILIAPYIAPYLASYVSADMLMNISYVSLFTMPVGALLGDMVKSFFKRRLGYQQGAMMPIADQLDFVAGAWVLTLLLDPSWFFSSFTLDIIVTVLVITPVLHLTTNFIGFKIGKKNVPW